The segment AACATAAATCTTGAACATGCAAATCATAAAcaaactatttttaaaaacttacATTTCCGAAAGTGGGTAAGGATAAGAGAAATATTCTACCGGCGCTAATTTTTGCCGGACTATTCGACATGGCAATAATTAAGATGAGATCTTGAACTGTCTTGTCTGGTAAGCGATACCACTCTATCATACAGCAGGATATTCCGACGCTAGTACTCTGTAGTATAAATGACGAATAACAAACGAAATTgattaatacatttttgtacattGATTACTTTGCTATATTGAAAAGAGTTGAGTATTACAAAATACCTTTTCTATTAGAAGATTGCCAATGTAGCATAACAAGAACATATTGAACGTCAAAGATAATAATAGCATCGAGTACGTTGCCAaaccaattttattattctgttGCCAATCCTACTAAGGACATAAAAATACCATAAATCTCTAGAAATACAAACCAGCAGTAATAAGAACGTAccgttatacaataatattcgaGCAAGCATATTACAAACGTGGAACCAACGAATTCGAAAAAACACACCTCTTGCAGAACCGTCTCAATCACCGCAGAAAATCTACAATAGTTTGCGATATGTGTTTGGTCAGTATCAAGCAACGTTTTACTTTACCTTCGtactttaaaattcttatGTGATGTTTTACGATTTCCATCAGTCGAGTGCTTGgattagaatttttcttggCGAATTTTCCATCGGCCAGATCATTTAATTGAGATACGACGATATCAATCTGTCCACAGGCATGTGTTGCAAAAAGTGCTGCTAATCCACAACACCCAACTGTCACAGAGTTGAACAAAAGTGTGCACATACATTGAAGAACGTACACGATTTCGTAAATGGGGCTTTTTTGAGCATCGAAAAATCCACTATACGTAGGGTACACTAACACTCTGATTGTACGATTATTTGCCTTCAGGCTCATTCCCATTGCATACTGCAAGATCGTAATGTAACACATGCCAGCACTATACATGAACACGGCGCTATATATGGTCAGATCTCTGCCGATCTTTCCGTATTTTAGCATCAGCATGCGATTTCTTTGAAACTCTACCTGTCAAatgatttttacatttttttttaccaacgACACTATAAGTGAGTTGTTTGGAGGAGTGGTGCAAGGGACAAAATTCTAATTTGGGAAAGTTGTAGGAAGAGttacatttaaatacatacatactatATACTTTTAGACAGTGAAATACTATACGTTTACCGGCGCAGTGTCTCCAAAAGTATTTGCATagcattatatatattataacatttacatattaattaattaggacCAAGTATATTAAGTTTCGCgtcataatattacatattctcATATGCttacaaaaattatagaacACTTCATAATATATGCGTATAATTTATAGTTTAATATGCTTCACATAAATGAAGGTACGTGCAAGTACTCTTTGTAGCCAATTGTACTATAAAAGTTTTGaagttttctaaaatattttctaaatatgttCGTATATCACGTATCGTGTCTTTCTGTAGCTATTTGTCTTTTTTTAAACACAAAGTGATTGCTAGCTATAAATATTAAGACATCTGCGTTATGTTTAAAAAGATgtgatatttgatataaattgtGTGCttctcattatttttattctacaattatcacgtatttttgcatttcataatttcatattctGTACACTTATTTTACTCACATCATATGtaccttataaagtaaaatattaaatataataaaatgtgttAGGATTTCTAATAAATGTTGTAACAAGTGAGTATTCTAATACTGATAAGTAGCAGTGTCCATCATTTCTCCATTGATGCttcgttcttttattttttgttcgaCTGACCTGTTTCCAATCTGTTTGCACCTGTTTGATACAGTATTCGATGTTCGGCTTGCGCACTATAACAGCCCAATACTTCAACAGGTTGACTGAAGCAAAGCAAGCCAATCCCAAGAGCCTCAGTCGTAATAAAGCATCTTTTTCCTCTAATATAATGTGTAATATACACTGCACTACCGTAAAAAGCGACACCAAATTACTGAATCCGATTACGATTTTTGGCAAAAATTTGCCCATGCCTTCTACCACAGCGGGCCACATCCCGATGCAATTCAGAACCCATTTGTTGTGTTTCGTCACGTAAACGATATCTTCTTCGTAGTTTGTGTTTTGCGGTGGATCTGTCTGACGTCGAACGGAGAGATGCATATTCGCGGGCAGAACGAAAGCGACTGTTTACGACA is part of the Bombus fervidus isolate BK054 chromosome 7, iyBomFerv1, whole genome shotgun sequence genome and harbors:
- the LOC139988819 gene encoding odorant receptor 10-like; translation: MHLSVRRQTDPPQNTNYEEDIVYVTKHNKWVLNCIGMWPAVVEGMGKFLPKIVIGFSNLVSLFTVVQCILHIILEEKDALLRLRLLGLACFASVNLLKYWAVIVRKPNIEYCIKQVQTDWKQVKFQRNRMLMLKYGKIGRDLTIYSAVFMYSAGMCYITILQYAMGMSLKANNRTIRVLVYPTYSGFFDAQKSPIYEIVYVLQCMCTLLFNSVTVGCCGLAALFATHACGQIDIVVSQLNDLADGKFAKKNSNPSTRLMEIVKHHIRILKYEGKVKRCLILTKHISQTIVDFDWQQNNKIGLATYSMLLLSLTFNMFLLCYIGNLLIEKSTSVGISCCMIEWYRLPDKTVQDLILIIAMSNSPAKISAGRIFLLSLPTFGNR